A genomic window from Sparus aurata chromosome 14, fSpaAur1.1, whole genome shotgun sequence includes:
- the bcat1 gene encoding branched-chain-amino-acid aminotransferase, cytosolic isoform X1 translates to MTDNSTPSFKAADLVIQLASTPNPKPDVSTFGSTFTDHMLTIEWSATEGWQAPLIKPFGNLSLHPACSSLHYGIQLFEGLKAYRGDDNQLRLFRPMLNMNRMSKSAKRACLPVFDQSELLECIRRLVEIDQDWVPTTDESSLYIRPTFIGTELSLGVKKPAHALLYVILSPVGAYFSVAGALSLWADPKYTRAWRGGTGDCKMGGNYGCSLYAQYEAEDYGCQQVLWLYGEDHQITEAGTMNIFLHWINEEGEEELATPPLDGIILPGVTRQSILELTGKWGEFKVKERYLTMSQLCSALKQQRVKEVFGSGTACMVCPIGHIVYQGESLHIPCQDNNSQLTSRIVKELKDIQYGRTPSDWTLPVKQ, encoded by the exons GCAGCTGACCTTGTTATCCAGCTGGCTTCCACTCCAAACCCCAAACCTGATGTGTCCACCTTTGGTTCCACCTTCACTGACCACATGCTGACCATAGAGTGGAGTGCGACTGAGGGCTGGCAGGCTCCGCTCATCAAGCCCTTTGGGAACCTGTCACTCCACCCGGCCTGTTCATCACTACACTATGGAATACAG CTCTTTGAGGGGTTGAAGGCATACCGTGGGGATGACAACCAACTGCGTCTCTTCAGACCGATGCTCAACATGAACCGCATGTCCAAGTCTGCTAAGAGAGCTTGTCTGCCT GTGTTTGACCAGTCAGAGTTGCTGGAGTGTATCAGGCGACTGGTAGAGATTGACCAGGACTGGGTTCCTACCACGGATGAGAGCAGTCTGTACATAAGACCAACATTTATTGGCACTGAG CTCTCTTTGGGCGTAAAGAAGCCCGCCCATGCCTTGCTGTATGTGATCTTGAGTCCGGTGGGCGCTTACTTCAGTGTTGCGGGGGCCCTGTCCTTGTGGGCTGACCCGAAGTACACGCGGGCCTGGAGAGGAGGAACTGGAGACTGCAAGATGGGAGG GAACTATGGGTGTTCTTTATACGCCCAGTATGAAGCAGAGGATTATGGGTGTCAGCAGGTGCTGTGGCTGTATGGCGAGGACCACCAGATCACTGAAGCCGGAACTATGAACATCTTCCTGCACTGGATCAATGAGGAAGGAG AGGAGGAACTTGCAACTCCACCTCTGGATGGTATCATACTCCCAGGTGTAACCCGACAGAGCATTCTGGAACTAACCGGGAAATGG GGTGAGTTTAAAGTAAAAGAGCGCTACCTGACCATGAGCCAGCTGTGCTCTGCTCTGAAGCAGCAGCGGGTCAAAGAGGTGTTTGGCTCCGGTACAGCCTGCATGGTCTGCCCCATAGGACACATTGTTTACCAGGGAGAG AGCTTGCACATCCCTTGTCAGGATAACAACTCACAGCTGACTTCTCGGATTGTAAAGGAACTCAAAGACATACAG TATGGACGCACGCCCAGCGACTGGACCCTCCCGGTGAAGCAGTGA
- the bcat1 gene encoding branched-chain-amino-acid aminotransferase, cytosolic isoform X2, whose amino-acid sequence MLTIEWSATEGWQAPLIKPFGNLSLHPACSSLHYGIQLFEGLKAYRGDDNQLRLFRPMLNMNRMSKSAKRACLPVFDQSELLECIRRLVEIDQDWVPTTDESSLYIRPTFIGTELSLGVKKPAHALLYVILSPVGAYFSVAGALSLWADPKYTRAWRGGTGDCKMGGNYGCSLYAQYEAEDYGCQQVLWLYGEDHQITEAGTMNIFLHWINEEGEEELATPPLDGIILPGVTRQSILELTGKWGEFKVKERYLTMSQLCSALKQQRVKEVFGSGTACMVCPIGHIVYQGESLHIPCQDNNSQLTSRIVKELKDIQYGRTPSDWTLPVKQ is encoded by the exons ATGCTGACCATAGAGTGGAGTGCGACTGAGGGCTGGCAGGCTCCGCTCATCAAGCCCTTTGGGAACCTGTCACTCCACCCGGCCTGTTCATCACTACACTATGGAATACAG CTCTTTGAGGGGTTGAAGGCATACCGTGGGGATGACAACCAACTGCGTCTCTTCAGACCGATGCTCAACATGAACCGCATGTCCAAGTCTGCTAAGAGAGCTTGTCTGCCT GTGTTTGACCAGTCAGAGTTGCTGGAGTGTATCAGGCGACTGGTAGAGATTGACCAGGACTGGGTTCCTACCACGGATGAGAGCAGTCTGTACATAAGACCAACATTTATTGGCACTGAG CTCTCTTTGGGCGTAAAGAAGCCCGCCCATGCCTTGCTGTATGTGATCTTGAGTCCGGTGGGCGCTTACTTCAGTGTTGCGGGGGCCCTGTCCTTGTGGGCTGACCCGAAGTACACGCGGGCCTGGAGAGGAGGAACTGGAGACTGCAAGATGGGAGG GAACTATGGGTGTTCTTTATACGCCCAGTATGAAGCAGAGGATTATGGGTGTCAGCAGGTGCTGTGGCTGTATGGCGAGGACCACCAGATCACTGAAGCCGGAACTATGAACATCTTCCTGCACTGGATCAATGAGGAAGGAG AGGAGGAACTTGCAACTCCACCTCTGGATGGTATCATACTCCCAGGTGTAACCCGACAGAGCATTCTGGAACTAACCGGGAAATGG GGTGAGTTTAAAGTAAAAGAGCGCTACCTGACCATGAGCCAGCTGTGCTCTGCTCTGAAGCAGCAGCGGGTCAAAGAGGTGTTTGGCTCCGGTACAGCCTGCATGGTCTGCCCCATAGGACACATTGTTTACCAGGGAGAG AGCTTGCACATCCCTTGTCAGGATAACAACTCACAGCTGACTTCTCGGATTGTAAAGGAACTCAAAGACATACAG TATGGACGCACGCCCAGCGACTGGACCCTCCCGGTGAAGCAGTGA